A stretch of the Rosa rugosa chromosome 5, drRosRugo1.1, whole genome shotgun sequence genome encodes the following:
- the LOC133709913 gene encoding uncharacterized protein LOC133709913, which produces MAKEEQLSELLETLGDFTSKENWDKFFTIRGTEDAFEWYAEWSELRDPLLSHLPPKPQILVPGCGSSRLSEHLYDAGFTSITNIDFSKVAISDCLRRNVRLRPLMRWRVMDMTAMQLEDEAFDAVVDKGGLDALMEPELGPKLGDQYLAEVRRVLKSGGKFICLTLAESHVLALLFPKFRFGWKISVHAIPHKPSGKPSLQAFMVVAVKEMSTELQEITSSFNKSSLACRGSQGRGLLEAVENENQIRREYSSASDIQHSLEDLKLGARGDLTKLRPGRRFQLTLCGGSHFSCRAVVLDAKENSGPFVYHCGVFIVPKTRAHEWLFSSEEGQWMVVESSKAARLVMVLLDASHVSVSMDDIQKELSPLVKQLAPGKDDNGAQIPFMMASDGIKQRDIVHQVTSSITGPIIVEDVIYETDNGDISRILPSRDLTFRRLVFQRSEGLVQSEALLSEEGSKYKIIGQSEKKKTNSSSKSKKRGIQRRSDETSHQLKVYHGYLASSYHTGIISGLMLISSYLESMVSTQKSVKTVVIGLGAGLLPMFLHKCMPFMHIEAVELDPIVIKLAKEYFGFIEDDHLQVHIADGIQYLRKAVHFAAEDEKSAGRGNEDGHCNSDPPSSNGSHLAFHVEGQGISKVDIVIIDVDSADSSSGMTCPAADFVDESFLRTVKDALTEKGLFIINLVSRSQDIKDTVISRMKMVFSHLFCLQLEEDVNEVIFALPSASCIKEDGFAKPTLQLEKLLKLEHPEISQSIIDATKKIRHLK; this is translated from the exons ATGGCCAAGGAGGAGCAGCTATCGGAGCTTCTGGAAACCCTAGGCGACTTCACAAGCAAAGAGAACTGGGACAAGTTCTTCACCATCCGAGGCACCGAAGACGCCTTCGAGTGGTACGCCGAGTGGTCCGAGCTCCGAGACCCTTTGCTCTCCCACCTCCCGCCAAAACCCCAAATCCTCGTCCCCGGCTGCGGCAGCTCCCGCCTCTCCGAGCACCTCTACGACGCCGGCTTCACCTCCATCACCAACATCGACTTCTCCAAGGTCGCCATTTCCGATTGCCTCCGCCGCAATGTGCGCCTCAGGCCCCTTATGCGGTGGCGCGTCATGGACATGACCGCCATGCAG CTTGAGGATGAGGCATTTGATGCTGTGGTTGACAAAGGTGGATTGGATGCTTTGATGGAGCCGGAGCTTGGCCCTAAGTTAGGGGATCAATATTTAGCAGAG GTTAGAAGAGTTTTGAAGTCTGGAGGGAAATTTATTTGCCTTACATTGGCGGAGTCTCATGTTCTGG CTCTGCTTTTCCCGAAGTTCCGGTTTGGGTGGAAAATTAGTGTCCATGCAATACCTCACAAACCGTCTGGTAAGCCAAGTCTTCAAGCATTTATGGTGGTTGCTGTAAAAGAGATGTCCACTGAGTTGCAGGAGATCACATCCTCATTCAATAAGTCTTCCCTTGCTTGTAGAGGAAGTCAG GGTCGTGGACTTCTTGAAGCTGTTGAAAATGAGAATCAAATTCGTAGAGAATACTCCTCTGCTTCAGATATACAGCACTCTCTTGAAGACTTAAAACTTGGAGCTAGAGGAGATTTAACTAAGCTTCGCCCCGGTCGTCGTTTTCAGCTTACTTTGTGTGGGGGCTCCCACTTCAGTTGCAGAGCTGTAGTTCTTGATGCTAAGGAAAACTCTGGCCCCTTTGTATATCACTGTGGGGTTTTTATTGTGCCTAAG ACTCGGGCTCATGAATGGCTGTTCTCTTCTGAAGAAGGACAATGGATGGTAGTAGAAAGCTCAAAGGCAGCTCGTCTAGTAATG GTTTTATTAGATGCCAGCCATGTTAGTGTGAGCATGGATGATATTCAG AAGGAATTATCTCCTTTGGTTAAACAATTGGCGCCTGGAAAAGATGACAATGGAGCTCAAATTCC ATTCATGATGGCAAGTGATGGGATCAAACAACGAGATATTGTGCACcag GTCACATCCTCAATAACTGGACCAATAATAGTTGAGGATGTGATTTATGAAACTGATAATGGTGATATCAGTCGCATTCTACCATCCAGAGATTTGACATTTCGTCGCcttgtcttccaaagaagtgagGGTCTGGTTCAGTCTGAAGCTCTTCTGTCAGAGGAAGGATcgaaatataaaattattggtcagagtgagaagaaaaaaacaaattcaTCTTCCAAATCTAAAAAAAGAGGAATCCAGAGACGAAGTGATG AGACGAGCCACCAGCTGAAGGTGTATCATGGGTATTTGGCTAGTTCTTATCATACAGGGATTATTTCTGGATTAATGTTGATTTCATCATATTTGGAAAGCATGGTGTCAACACAAAAATCA GTCAAAACAGTTGTTATTGGTCTTGGAGCAGGTTTACTTCCTATGTTCCTTCATAAATGTATGCCCTTTATGCACATTGAG GCGGTGGAGTTGGATCCCATAGTCATCAAACTTGCAAAAGAATACTTTGGTTTCATCGAAGATGATCACTTGCAG GTGCACATTGCTGATGGGATTCAGTATCTCAGAAAAGCTGTACATTTTGCTGCGGAGGATGAAAAGTCTGCTGGTCGAGGAAATGAGGATGGTCACTGCAATTCTGACCCCCCATCTTCTAATGGAAGCCATTTGGCATTTCATGTAGAAGGCCAGGGAATTTCGAAGGTAGACATAGTCATTATTGATGTGGATTCTGCCGACTCAAG TTCTGGAATGACCTGCCCTGCAGCTGATTTTGTGGACGAGTCGTTTCTTCGGACTGTGAAGGATGCCCTTACTGAGAAGGGTCTATTTATTATAAATTTGGTTTCACGGTCCCAAGACATTAAAGACACTGTTATTTCAAGGATGAAAATG GTGTTTAGCCATCTCTTCTGCCTTCAGCTTGAAGAAGATGTCAATGAAGTTATTTTTGCCCTTCCTTCAGCTTCCTGTATCAAGGAGGATGGCTTCGCCAAACCCACTCTTCAACTTGAGAAATTGTTAAAATTGGAGCACCCGGAGATAAGCCAAAGCATTATAGATGCTACAAAGAAGATAAGACATCTGAAGTGA